A window from Mixophyes fleayi isolate aMixFle1 chromosome 12, aMixFle1.hap1, whole genome shotgun sequence encodes these proteins:
- the LOC142108251 gene encoding uncharacterized protein LOC142108251: MDKDRSERILNLTLEIIYLLTGEDYTVTPKSRPRVSGVLSTTQISITVPERQSLIREEINGQKILELTKQIVQLVTGEVPIKCQDELENLEGPKGLYEDVKMENPQPLTSLDGSSNRNTPERYLRPLYSQDCKQENLIIPQEYQDNVLTDIKMEIIEGNKETYVRGDQQCKEEEIPTDISTDGCKHRNISEGKFIFSTDFEIEDDNITHGSPGGSPTTLIIHPDKPSELSNHEKCSPDNIDIVTHSTAHTDDKIFLCPEGGKCFVVKSSLHKHQITHTSKKLFPCSECGKYFTRKSNLVEHQKTHTGEKPFPCSECGKCFTQKSNLVEHQKTHTGEKPFPCSECGKCFTQKSNLVSHKKTHTGKKIIRHQTTHTGDKSFTCSECGKCFAKKSYLVLHQRTHTGEKPFTCSECGKCFTQRSNLVKHQRAHTGVKPFTCSECGERFNFKQNLIGHLRIHTGEKPFPCSECGKCFTNKSTLVKHQKCHTGEKWSCECGKCFTQKSNLVKHQRTHTGAKPFPCSECGKCFTNKSTLVKHQRSHTGKKWSCECGKCFTQKSNLVKHLRIHTGEKPFPCSECGKCFTQKSNLVEHQKTHR; encoded by the exons atggacaaggacaggagtgagaggatattaaatctcaccctggagatcatctacctgctgactggagag GATTACACAGTGACACCCAAGAGCCGCCCCCGTGTTTCTGGAGTATTGAGCACAACCCAGATCTCCATCACGGTGCCTGAACGTCAGTCACTGATACGTGAGGAAATCAATGGCCAGAAGATCCTGGAATTGACCAAACAAATCGTTCAGCTGGTGAcaggagag gttcctataaagtgTCAGGATGAGTTGGAGAATTTAGAAGGGCCCAAGGGTCTGTACGAGGACGTGAAGATGGAGAATCcccagcccctcacatcactaG atggatccagtaacagaaataccccagagagatatctccgtcctctttattcacaagATTGTAAACAGGAAAATCTCAttatcccacaggagtatcag GACAATGTCCTGACTGACATTAAAATGGAAATTATAGAGGGAAAtaaagagacgtatgtgaggggtgatcagcagtgtaaggaggaggaaatccctacagatatcagcacag atggatgcaaacacaggaatatcTCGGagggaaaatttattttttctacagATTTTGAAATAGAAGATGATAACATCACACATGGTTCCCCAGGAGGAAGCCCCACTACCCTAATTATACATCCAGATAAACCATCGGAACTCTCTAATCATGAGAAATGTTCTCCTGATAacatagatattgttacacatAGTACAGCTCATACAGATGATAAAATATTTCTATGTCCTGAGGGTGGGAAATGCTTTGTGGTTAAGTCATCTCTTCATAAACATCAGATAACTCACACAAGCAAGAaactatttccatgttctgaatgtgggaaatattttacacgtaaatcaaatcttgttgaacatcagaaaactcacacaggtgagaaaccatttccatgttctgagtgtgggaaatgttttacacagaaatcaaatcttgttgaacatcagaaaactcacacaggtgagaaaccatttccatgttctgagtgtgggaaatgttttacacagaaatcaaatttAGTTTCACACAAGAAAACTCACACAGGTAAAAAAATTATAAGACATCAGACAACTCACACAGGTGACAAATCATtcacatgttctgagtgtgggaaatgttttgcaaagaaatcatatcttgttttacatcagagaactcacacaggtgagaaaccgtttacatgttctgagtgtgggaaatgttttacacagagatcaaatcttgttaaacatcagagagctcacacaggtgtgaaaccatttacatgttctgaatgtggggaAAGGTTTAATTTCAAACAAAATCTTATAGGACAtctgagaattcacacaggtgagaaaccatttccatgttctgaatgtgggaaatgttttacaaataaatctactcttgttaaacatcagaaatgtcacacaggtgagaaatggtcatgtgagtgtgggaaatgttttacacagaaatcaaatcttgttaaacatcagagaactcacacaggtgcgaaaccatttccatgttctgaatgtgggaaatgttttacaaataaatctactcttgttaaacatcagagaagtcacacaggtaaGAAATGGTCatgtgagtgtgggaaatgttttacacagaaatcaaatcttgttaaacatctgagaattcacacaggtgagaaaccatttccatgttctgaatgtgggaaatgttttacacagaaatcaaatcttgttgaacatcagaaaactcacaggtga